Proteins encoded in a region of the Synechococcus sp. BIOS-U3-1 genome:
- a CDS encoding uracil-DNA glycosylase, which produces MTSAPPNELKHLQQSPQVVVGRGNPNARLMLIGEAPGAEEDARGLPFVGRSGQLLSELMFEAGLDEQNELYICNVMKCRPPHNRKPTAKEIDISRPWLKQQIDLIDPALVLLSGATALQAILGVRSGISKLRGQWQNHDGRNFMPIFHPSYLLRFRSREAGAPQDLTMQDLREVRCRLDLL; this is translated from the coding sequence ATGACATCAGCTCCGCCGAATGAGCTCAAACATCTTCAGCAGAGCCCTCAGGTGGTGGTTGGACGTGGCAATCCGAATGCCCGCTTGATGCTGATCGGTGAAGCACCCGGAGCTGAAGAGGACGCCCGTGGTTTGCCGTTCGTGGGTCGCTCGGGACAGCTGCTCAGTGAACTGATGTTCGAAGCAGGCCTGGACGAACAGAACGAGCTCTACATCTGCAATGTGATGAAGTGCAGGCCACCTCACAATCGCAAACCCACAGCCAAGGAGATCGACATTTCCAGACCATGGCTGAAGCAACAGATCGATCTGATTGATCCGGCGCTTGTCTTGCTTTCAGGAGCCACAGCCCTGCAGGCAATCCTTGGCGTCCGAAGCGGCATTAGCAAGCTGAGGGGCCAATGGCAGAACCATGACGGCCGCAACTTCATGCCGATATTTCATCCCTCATACCTGTTGCGCTTCCGCTCACGCGAGGCTGGAGCACCTCAGGATCTAACCATGCAGGATCTGCGAGAAGTCCGATGCAGACTCGATCTGCTGTAG
- a CDS encoding pyridoxal phosphate-dependent aminotransferase, with the protein MSRPPSLSSRAEALQPSLTLAISARAKALQQEGRDICSLSAGEPDFDTPPFIVEASIQALRDGITRYGPSAGDPALRQAIANKITNENGLPTTADEVLVTNGGKQAIFNLFQVLLNPGDEVLIPAPYWLSYPEIARLAGARPISVPSSALNGFCLDVQALEAAITPATRLLVINSPGNPTGRVLSLDELQQLAELVRRHPRLLVMTDEIYEYLLDDDIEHHSFAAIAPDLRDRCFLVNGFAKGWAMTGWRLGYLSGPGSVIKAASALQSQSTSNVCSFAQRGAIAAIEGSRDCVKEMAESYNKRRTLLVQGLQALPGITLFPPKGAFYAFPQLPEACGDSVSFCQRALEEEGLAIVPGGAFGDDRCVRLSCAVSRETIADGLSRLARLLPAR; encoded by the coding sequence ATGTCACGCCCGCCATCCCTTTCAAGCCGGGCTGAAGCCCTCCAGCCTTCTCTCACCCTGGCGATCAGTGCAAGGGCCAAAGCTTTGCAGCAGGAGGGTCGCGATATCTGCAGCCTTAGTGCTGGGGAACCCGATTTCGATACACCCCCATTCATTGTCGAAGCCTCAATCCAGGCGCTTCGTGATGGGATCACTCGTTATGGGCCTTCTGCTGGGGACCCTGCTCTGAGGCAGGCGATCGCTAACAAGATCACCAATGAGAACGGTCTACCTACAACGGCAGATGAAGTACTGGTGACCAACGGCGGCAAACAGGCCATTTTTAACTTGTTCCAGGTGTTGCTCAACCCTGGCGATGAGGTGTTAATTCCTGCGCCTTACTGGCTGAGTTATCCCGAGATCGCTCGCCTGGCGGGTGCTCGACCGATATCAGTCCCGTCATCGGCCTTGAATGGTTTCTGCCTGGATGTTCAGGCCCTCGAGGCAGCGATTACGCCAGCCACCCGCTTGTTGGTGATTAATTCACCAGGAAACCCAACTGGCCGTGTCCTGAGTCTTGATGAGTTGCAACAACTTGCCGAGCTGGTGCGGCGTCATCCGCGTTTGCTGGTGATGACGGATGAAATCTATGAATATCTCTTGGATGACGATATCGAGCATCACAGTTTCGCGGCTATAGCACCTGATCTCAGAGATCGATGTTTCTTGGTGAATGGCTTCGCCAAGGGTTGGGCGATGACTGGATGGCGCCTTGGCTATCTCAGTGGCCCCGGCTCAGTGATCAAAGCTGCCTCGGCTCTTCAGAGCCAAAGCACCAGCAATGTGTGCAGCTTTGCGCAGCGCGGCGCTATCGCAGCAATCGAGGGGTCCAGGGACTGTGTGAAAGAGATGGCGGAAAGCTACAACAAGCGCCGAACCCTTCTGGTTCAGGGCCTTCAGGCCCTGCCCGGCATCACACTTTTCCCTCCTAAAGGGGCTTTCTATGCCTTTCCACAGCTCCCAGAGGCGTGCGGTGATTCGGTGAGCTTTTGCCAGAGAGCTTTGGAGGAGGAGGGTCTGGCCATCGTCCCTGGAGGAGCCTTTGGCGACGACCGCTGCGTGCGTTTGTCCTGTGCTGTTTCGCGTGAGACGATCGCTGATGGACTGTCTCGTTTGGCTCGCTTGCTTCCAGCTCGCTGA
- a CDS encoding S41 family peptidase encodes MITKSPRSPRAHHRGVLLLLGAGGLTAAIAVAAPGLGLPSTNSSSITNSPKEVIDQVWQIVYRDFLDTSGQYSPETWTSLRRDLLAKSYAGTEESYEAIRGMLASLDDPYTRFLDPKEFKELQIDTSGELTGVGIQITLDKDTKEILVVSPIEGTPASRAGVQPKDVIVSIDGKSTKGMTTEDAVKLIRGQEGSQVTLGLRRKGTVVTVPLKRARIEIHAVESRLNTAADGKKVGYIRLKQFNANASREMRAAIRELEKEGAQGYVLDLRTNPGGLLEASIDIARQWLDEGTIVSTKTRDGIQDVRRATGSALTNSPVVVLVNEGSASASEILSGALQDNKRAVLVGQKTFGKGLVQSVRGLSDGSGLTVTIAKYLTPKGTDIHKNGIRPDVDVKLSDQEIQSLTVEQLGTGKDSQYRAAESTLIKALRSPQRGQVYQPGSANLRSALQR; translated from the coding sequence ATGATTACCAAAAGTCCTCGATCGCCTCGTGCACATCACAGAGGTGTGCTGCTGCTACTAGGAGCAGGTGGGTTGACTGCAGCCATTGCAGTAGCGGCACCAGGCCTTGGACTACCTAGTACCAATTCTTCCTCGATCACCAACAGTCCCAAGGAGGTCATCGATCAGGTCTGGCAGATCGTTTACAGGGATTTTCTGGACACATCAGGACAGTATTCACCCGAAACATGGACCAGCCTGAGGAGAGATCTGCTGGCCAAAAGCTATGCAGGCACTGAAGAGTCATATGAAGCGATCCGAGGCATGCTCGCCAGCCTCGATGATCCCTACACACGCTTCTTAGATCCAAAAGAGTTCAAGGAGTTGCAGATCGACACCTCCGGAGAGCTGACGGGGGTTGGCATCCAGATCACGCTCGACAAAGACACCAAAGAAATTCTTGTGGTGTCCCCGATCGAAGGCACCCCTGCGTCCAGGGCTGGTGTGCAACCCAAGGATGTGATCGTCTCGATCGACGGCAAGTCCACAAAGGGAATGACCACTGAAGATGCTGTCAAGTTGATTCGAGGGCAGGAAGGCAGCCAGGTAACCCTCGGTCTACGACGGAAAGGGACGGTGGTCACGGTGCCTCTCAAGAGAGCACGAATCGAAATTCATGCGGTTGAAAGTCGGCTCAACACAGCAGCAGACGGCAAAAAAGTCGGCTACATCCGTCTTAAACAATTCAATGCCAATGCCTCACGGGAGATGCGGGCCGCTATCCGTGAGCTCGAAAAGGAGGGCGCGCAAGGCTACGTGCTCGATCTGCGCACCAATCCGGGTGGGCTTCTGGAAGCCAGCATCGACATTGCCAGGCAATGGCTGGATGAAGGCACCATCGTCAGCACCAAGACCCGAGACGGCATTCAGGATGTTCGACGCGCCACAGGCAGTGCGCTGACCAACAGTCCGGTGGTGGTACTGGTGAATGAAGGTTCAGCCAGCGCCAGCGAAATTCTCTCCGGTGCACTCCAGGACAACAAGCGAGCCGTTCTGGTTGGTCAGAAAACCTTTGGGAAGGGATTGGTCCAGTCCGTCCGTGGCCTCTCGGATGGATCGGGGTTGACGGTCACCATTGCCAAGTACCTCACCCCCAAAGGCACTGATATCCACAAAAACGGCATCCGCCCTGACGTGGACGTGAAGTTAAGCGATCAGGAGATCCAATCGCTCACCGTCGAGCAGCTTGGTACAGGCAAAGACAGTCAGTACCGGGCGGCAGAATCCACCTTGATCAAAGCGCTGCGATCGCCACAACGCGGTCAGGTTTACCAACCGGGGTCCGCAAACCTGCGCTCAGCCCTTCAGCGGTAG
- the ispG gene encoding (E)-4-hydroxy-3-methylbut-2-enyl-diphosphate synthase, with the protein MTGTLTSAPESSSEVAINPRYDTVIRRRSTRTVMVGEVPIGSEHPVAVQSMINEDTLDIEGSVAGIQRLVDVGCEIVRVTTPTLAHAKAMGQIRTALRAQGCNVPLVADVHHNGIRIALEVVKHVDKVRINPGLFVFDKPDPNRQDFSQEEFDAIGERIKDKFSPLVEALKKENKALRIGVNHGSLAERMLFTYGDTPEGMVASAMEFVRICDDLDFHNIVISMKASRAPVMLAAYRMMADTLDNAGFNFPLHLGVTEAGDGDYGRIKSTAGIATLLSEGLGDTIRVSLTESPEKEIPVCYSILQAIGLRKTMVEYVACPSCGRTLFNLEEVLNQVRNATCHLSGLDIAVMGCIVNGPGEMADADYGYVGKGPGTIALYRGREEIRKVPEADGVQALIQLIKDDGRWVDPDQLVNLKEGS; encoded by the coding sequence ATGACCGGCACCTTGACCAGTGCTCCTGAAAGCAGCAGTGAAGTGGCCATCAATCCCCGTTACGACACGGTGATTCGCAGGCGCAGCACGCGGACGGTCATGGTCGGCGAAGTCCCCATCGGCAGTGAGCACCCGGTTGCCGTTCAGTCGATGATCAACGAGGACACCCTCGACATCGAAGGATCCGTTGCAGGCATCCAACGACTGGTTGATGTTGGCTGCGAGATCGTGCGGGTGACTACACCCACGCTGGCTCACGCCAAGGCCATGGGCCAGATCCGTACGGCTTTGCGCGCCCAGGGATGCAATGTTCCACTTGTGGCAGATGTTCACCACAACGGCATTCGGATCGCACTGGAAGTGGTCAAACACGTGGACAAGGTGCGGATCAATCCCGGTCTGTTCGTATTTGACAAACCTGACCCCAATCGTCAGGACTTCAGTCAGGAAGAATTTGATGCCATTGGTGAGCGCATCAAGGACAAATTCTCACCACTGGTCGAAGCACTCAAGAAGGAGAACAAAGCCCTGCGGATCGGGGTGAATCACGGCTCCCTGGCCGAGCGCATGCTGTTCACCTACGGCGACACTCCCGAGGGAATGGTGGCGTCGGCCATGGAATTTGTGCGGATCTGTGACGACCTTGATTTCCACAACATCGTGATTTCGATGAAGGCATCCAGAGCCCCTGTGATGCTTGCTGCCTATCGAATGATGGCCGACACACTCGACAACGCAGGATTTAATTTCCCCTTGCATCTTGGAGTCACCGAAGCCGGTGATGGGGATTACGGCCGAATCAAGAGCACTGCAGGAATCGCAACCCTGCTCTCCGAGGGTCTTGGAGACACGATCCGAGTCTCGTTGACTGAATCACCTGAGAAGGAAATACCTGTCTGCTACTCGATTCTTCAGGCCATTGGCTTACGCAAAACCATGGTCGAATACGTGGCCTGCCCGAGCTGCGGTCGCACTTTGTTTAATCTCGAAGAAGTGCTGAATCAGGTGAGAAATGCAACCTGTCATCTGTCTGGTCTGGACATCGCCGTGATGGGATGCATCGTCAACGGTCCAGGTGAGATGGCAGATGCTGACTACGGTTATGTCGGTAAAGGTCCTGGCACGATCGCGCTTTATCGAGGTCGTGAAGAGATCCGCAAAGTACCGGAAGCCGATGGTGTTCAAGCTTTGATTCAGCTGATTAAAGACGACGGACGCTGGGTAGATCCGGATCAGCTCGTTAATCTGAAGGAAGGGTCCTGA
- a CDS encoding VOC family protein, which translates to MNGDDLALSWVLASRRPEQLAKFYADLLGTKPKPGVASHHWIVPLQAQGCLQIYTPSRNRPWPASGSALAPCLQRRAKEDPLLELQAWHQHVIQLGGMSTEAPRLEAFGAECWLEDPEGQKFLLLMLKPESTETTI; encoded by the coding sequence ATGAACGGTGACGATCTTGCTCTGAGCTGGGTGTTGGCTTCACGTCGGCCCGAGCAGCTGGCCAAGTTCTACGCGGATCTTCTGGGCACCAAACCCAAACCTGGCGTGGCCTCCCATCACTGGATTGTTCCTCTGCAGGCACAGGGATGCCTGCAGATCTACACACCCTCACGCAACCGTCCATGGCCTGCCTCAGGGTCGGCTCTGGCGCCATGTCTGCAACGGCGTGCCAAAGAGGACCCTCTGCTGGAGCTCCAGGCTTGGCATCAGCATGTGATCCAGCTCGGAGGCATGAGCACGGAAGCGCCAAGGTTGGAAGCCTTCGGCGCGGAATGCTGGCTGGAGGATCCAGAGGGCCAGAAATTCCTGCTGCTGATGCTCAAACCTGAATCAACTGAAACGACGATTTGA